From Priestia filamentosa, a single genomic window includes:
- a CDS encoding PepSY-associated TM helix domain-containing protein, whose protein sequence is METSREENQVSAQKNTKKQKLGNPLYRTVWRWHFYAGILFAPFLVILAVTGSVYLFKPQIEQVLYQEYYEVNPQGEKELGSQQIEEVKKLYPNALVTSYRPGETDDRSSEVGIISHDEALTVFINPYTGESMGTLKDEDRIMDKIEEIHGELMAGTLGDRIVELAACWAIVLIVTGLFLWFPKRKKGMGGVLFPRFKKGSKILRRDLHAVPAFWITAGMLFLIFTGLPWSGFWGTNFQSIATNSGSGYPPSIWTGSTPTSAVQTKDIVEVPWAAETLEVPKSNIQGLVPLSIDNVVDIANREGMHPSYTISIPNDKEGVYTLSAFPPKAQDEATIHIDQYSGAVLADYRYDYYGFIGKLVALGITLHKGTQFGFLNQLVSLAICLGIIFIAVSGFYLWLKRKPKKELGAPKAPSIRTMKVFLVVLIGLGIVFPLVGLSLIFVWLLDWLIIKKIPAVKKFMNA, encoded by the coding sequence ATGGAAACTTCAAGGGAAGAGAATCAGGTTTCTGCTCAAAAAAATACGAAGAAGCAAAAGCTAGGAAACCCCTTATATCGTACTGTATGGAGATGGCATTTCTATGCAGGAATTTTATTTGCACCTTTCCTTGTCATTTTAGCTGTGACAGGTTCCGTTTATTTATTTAAGCCTCAAATTGAACAAGTTCTTTACCAGGAGTACTATGAAGTCAATCCCCAAGGAGAAAAAGAGCTTGGCTCACAGCAAATAGAGGAGGTCAAAAAACTGTACCCTAACGCCTTAGTCACTTCTTATCGTCCAGGAGAAACAGACGATCGATCAAGTGAAGTGGGCATCATTTCCCATGATGAAGCTCTTACTGTTTTTATTAATCCTTATACAGGTGAATCTATGGGAACGTTGAAAGATGAAGATCGGATTATGGATAAAATTGAAGAAATCCATGGAGAATTAATGGCTGGGACGCTGGGAGATCGAATTGTAGAATTGGCAGCCTGCTGGGCCATTGTTCTTATTGTAACTGGGCTATTTTTATGGTTCCCAAAAAGGAAAAAAGGGATGGGTGGAGTATTGTTCCCCCGATTTAAGAAAGGAAGCAAGATTTTAAGAAGAGACCTACATGCTGTTCCTGCATTTTGGATTACAGCTGGTATGTTATTCTTGATTTTCACTGGTCTTCCTTGGTCAGGGTTTTGGGGCACTAATTTCCAATCGATCGCTACAAATTCAGGATCAGGATACCCTCCTTCTATCTGGACAGGAAGTACCCCAACTTCTGCTGTTCAAACAAAAGATATTGTAGAGGTACCATGGGCAGCTGAAACCTTAGAGGTTCCGAAATCCAATATTCAGGGATTAGTACCTCTTTCCATTGACAATGTAGTTGATATTGCTAATCGTGAAGGAATGCATCCTAGCTATACCATTAGTATTCCAAATGATAAAGAAGGTGTATATACGCTATCAGCTTTTCCGCCTAAAGCACAAGATGAAGCGACCATTCATATTGATCAATACTCAGGTGCTGTGCTAGCTGATTATCGTTATGATTATTACGGATTTATTGGAAAACTAGTGGCATTAGGAATTACATTACACAAAGGAACTCAATTTGGTTTCCTTAACCAACTTGTTAGTCTTGCCATTTGTTTAGGTATCATTTTCATTGCCGTTAGTGGTTTTTATTTGTGGTTGAAACGTAAACCGAAAAAAGAGCTGGGTGCGCCTAAAGCTCCTAGTATCAGAACGATGAAGGTTTTTCTCGTTGTTTTAATTGGATTAGGCATTGTATTTCCTTTGGTAGGGCTATCTCTTATCTTTGTATGGTTGTTGGATTGGCTTATTATCAAAAAAATTCCCGCTGTTAAGAAGTTTATGAATGCTTAA
- a CDS encoding FixH family protein produces the protein MKKKRYMYIGFFFLFSLLLSACSTKPDAAKQYKMEHPLQAEIILPKSLSTNTETTFRVNLTQEGKKVENPDYVHFEIWKQDGSVKFPMEQAEKEKRGTYRLTKKLKQDGLYYVQVHASKGGDPIMPKKQFIVGELSKSELELLQDGAPKQENGHQHHH, from the coding sequence TTGAAAAAGAAACGATATATGTATATAGGATTCTTTTTTCTTTTCAGCCTCTTGCTTTCGGCTTGCTCGACTAAACCAGATGCAGCGAAACAATATAAGATGGAACATCCTCTTCAAGCTGAGATTATTCTACCAAAGTCGCTATCAACGAATACAGAGACAACCTTTAGAGTCAATCTAACTCAAGAGGGGAAAAAAGTGGAGAATCCAGATTATGTCCATTTTGAGATATGGAAACAAGATGGCTCAGTAAAATTTCCAATGGAACAAGCTGAGAAAGAGAAAAGGGGCACTTATCGTTTAACGAAAAAGCTAAAGCAAGATGGGTTATATTATGTACAAGTACATGCTAGTAAAGGCGGAGATCCTATTATGCCGAAGAAACAGTTTATTGTAGGGGAATTATCTAAGAGTGAATTAGAACTTCTACAAGATGGCGCTCCTAAACAAGAGAATGGACATCAACATCATCACTAA
- the tatC gene encoding twin-arginine translocase subunit TatC: MENDHGELIGHLNELRQRIIKILFTFIIFLVAAFIFVEDMYNWLVRDLDGKLAILGPGDILWVYMIISTICAIAFTIPVAAYQAWRFVKPALTREESMVTLSFIPGIFVLFIMGISFGYFVLFPTVLGFLTNLSVGQFETMFTAEEYFRFMLHLSLPFGFLFEMPLVVMFLTRLGILNPMRLAKARKLSYFALIVVSVLITPPDFISDILVIVPLLLLYELSITISKFVYKKRIESDVSI; encoded by the coding sequence ATGGAAAACGACCATGGAGAACTTATTGGACATTTGAATGAACTTCGTCAAAGAATTATTAAAATCTTGTTTACCTTTATCATTTTCCTTGTTGCTGCATTTATTTTTGTAGAAGATATGTATAATTGGTTAGTTAGAGATCTTGATGGGAAATTAGCTATCTTGGGCCCAGGTGATATTTTATGGGTATATATGATTATCTCGACTATATGTGCCATAGCTTTTACTATTCCTGTAGCTGCATACCAGGCATGGCGATTCGTAAAGCCGGCTCTGACAAGAGAAGAGAGTATGGTGACTTTAAGCTTTATCCCAGGGATATTTGTTTTATTTATTATGGGGATATCTTTTGGATATTTTGTACTGTTTCCGACCGTATTAGGATTTTTAACAAACTTGTCCGTTGGGCAGTTCGAAACAATGTTTACGGCAGAGGAATATTTTCGTTTCATGCTTCATTTGAGTTTACCCTTTGGCTTCTTATTCGAGATGCCTTTGGTCGTAATGTTTTTAACGAGACTTGGAATTCTTAATCCAATGAGATTAGCTAAAGCAAGGAAACTCTCCTATTTTGCCCTCATTGTTGTGTCAGTTTTAATCACTCCGCCTGATTTTATCTCGGACATTCTAGTGATTGTTCCTTTGTTGCTTCTGTATGAATTGAGTATCACTATTTCCAAGTTTGTTTATAAAAAGCGAATTGAAAGCGATGTTTCGATATAA
- the tatA gene encoding twin-arginine translocase TatA/TatE family subunit — translation MFQNIGIPGLILILIIALVIFGPSKLPEIGRAFGRTLTEFKSATKGLVYEDDKEEEKKPQLTAVEKPQEKSVIK, via the coding sequence ATGTTTCAAAATATCGGTATTCCAGGCTTGATTCTAATTCTTATTATTGCCCTTGTGATTTTTGGACCTTCTAAATTACCTGAGATCGGGCGAGCTTTTGGTCGGACTTTGACCGAATTTAAGAGTGCAACTAAGGGGTTAGTTTATGAGGATGATAAAGAGGAAGAGAAAAAACCTCAATTAACGGCTGTTGAAAAGCCGCAAGAGAAATCGGTAATTAAATAA
- a CDS encoding gluconate 2-dehydrogenase subunit 3 family protein, with the protein MTNEKDTVNHSRRRFIKKSGLVVGGTLLGTFIGTSVQGNNQQSPPPPTSEKKNYNRALKFFTRREDFDTLSAATERIFPEDENGPGAIQLGVPYFIDHELASGYGHNDREYMKGPFFLGSEFQGYQSPLKRRDLFLKGLRKIEEVSKNDYNASFVDLEDEQQDELLTKFEEDKVEIKGVKASFFFNTLISATFSGAYADPLYGGNADMEGWNMKEFPGAQMSYLNEIEEENFIKKGPIALNDHM; encoded by the coding sequence ATGACTAATGAAAAAGATACCGTAAATCACTCACGCAGACGCTTTATAAAAAAATCTGGTTTAGTAGTGGGAGGTACCCTATTAGGAACCTTTATAGGCACTAGTGTCCAGGGGAATAACCAACAGTCACCTCCTCCTCCAACGAGCGAAAAGAAAAATTACAACAGAGCTTTAAAATTTTTCACCCGTCGTGAAGATTTTGATACGCTAAGCGCTGCCACTGAACGCATTTTTCCTGAAGATGAAAATGGACCAGGAGCTATTCAATTAGGCGTTCCTTATTTTATTGATCATGAGTTGGCAAGTGGATATGGACATAATGATAGAGAATATATGAAAGGACCTTTTTTCTTAGGAAGTGAATTTCAAGGTTACCAATCACCACTCAAACGACGTGATCTTTTCTTAAAGGGGCTTCGTAAAATTGAAGAGGTCAGTAAAAATGATTATAATGCTTCCTTTGTCGATCTGGAGGATGAACAGCAAGATGAATTGTTGACTAAGTTTGAAGAAGATAAGGTGGAGATAAAAGGCGTAAAGGCTTCATTTTTCTTTAATACGTTAATATCTGCCACTTTTTCCGGTGCTTATGCCGATCCTCTGTATGGCGGAAATGCCGACATGGAAGGGTGGAATATGAAAGAATTTCCGGGCGCCCAAATGAGCTATTTGAATGAAATCGAAGAAGAAAACTTTATAAAAAAAGGACCAATCGCATTAAATGATCATATGTAA
- a CDS encoding c-type cytochrome, whose protein sequence is MKKILITSGINIVLIGCLLFLLFFYKGSHNLQNEDGEATTVGNPEEIVSQNCISCHGDNLQGGSGPPLNRVGLKYQQNEIEDIINNGKGAMPAGVISAEEAKIVAEWLSQKEG, encoded by the coding sequence ATGAAAAAAATATTGATTACTTCTGGAATCAATATTGTTCTCATAGGATGTTTATTATTTTTACTGTTTTTTTATAAAGGATCTCATAATTTACAAAATGAGGACGGGGAAGCAACAACTGTCGGCAATCCAGAAGAAATTGTAAGTCAAAATTGTATATCTTGCCATGGAGATAACTTACAAGGCGGGTCTGGACCGCCTTTAAATAGAGTAGGTTTAAAATATCAGCAAAATGAAATAGAAGATATCATTAATAATGGTAAAGGCGCTATGCCAGCGGGGGTTATTTCTGCAGAAGAGGCTAAAATTGTGGCTGAATGGTTGTCACAAAAAGAGGGATAA
- a CDS encoding aldehyde dehydrogenase family protein, producing the protein MRATDYKLKPKVKEFLEEPIGLYIDGKYVQAVNGETFDVVNPANEEVIAQVSEAQTEDIDIAVQAAKKAFDEGAWAEMEAATRSHLIYKFADLLEENREELAQLEALDNGKPYKVALTDDVDGSIQHFRYYAGFSTKIQGKTTQVSPEYVNYTTHEPVGVVGQIIPWNFPLLMAAWKLGSALAVGCTVVIKPASETPLSLLYIAKLFKEAGFPDGVVNITPGSGRVAGDAIVTHNLVKKVSFTGSTAVGKEVMKKAADQIKGITLELGGKSPSIILEDANLEEAIEGAFNGTMYNHGQNCSACTRVYVHRKHYDYVVKALAERMNTLKLGPGMDPETDMGPLVSAKQKQTVLGYIEQGKREGARLVAGGEKTYDTGYFVEPAIFADVTDDMTIAREEIFGPVMSVFVFDTVEEVIKRANDSDYGLAASVWTESIKKGHYISRKLEAGTVWINDVGLEWETMPFGGYKQSGIGREMGGEYGLENYTEVKSVYVKIK; encoded by the coding sequence ATGAGAGCAACTGATTACAAATTAAAACCAAAAGTAAAAGAATTCTTAGAAGAACCTATAGGTCTTTATATTGATGGGAAATACGTACAAGCAGTTAATGGGGAAACATTCGATGTTGTTAATCCTGCTAATGAAGAGGTCATTGCGCAAGTTAGCGAAGCACAAACTGAAGATATTGATATTGCTGTTCAAGCTGCAAAAAAAGCATTCGATGAAGGCGCGTGGGCAGAAATGGAAGCGGCTACACGCTCACATCTTATTTATAAGTTTGCAGATCTTTTGGAAGAAAACCGTGAAGAGCTTGCGCAACTCGAGGCTCTTGATAACGGTAAGCCATATAAAGTTGCCTTAACAGATGATGTTGATGGATCCATCCAACACTTTAGATATTATGCGGGTTTTTCCACAAAAATCCAAGGGAAAACGACACAAGTATCACCAGAGTATGTCAATTACACTACGCACGAACCTGTGGGAGTTGTAGGGCAGATTATTCCATGGAATTTCCCTCTTTTGATGGCTGCTTGGAAGCTCGGCTCTGCTTTAGCTGTTGGATGCACAGTTGTGATCAAACCTGCAAGTGAAACACCGCTTTCTCTACTTTATATAGCAAAACTGTTCAAAGAAGCTGGTTTTCCAGACGGTGTAGTTAACATCACTCCTGGCTCTGGACGTGTTGCCGGGGATGCAATTGTTACCCATAATTTAGTGAAAAAAGTGTCCTTTACTGGATCAACTGCTGTAGGAAAAGAAGTCATGAAGAAAGCTGCAGATCAAATCAAAGGAATCACGCTCGAACTAGGGGGTAAATCACCTAGCATAATTCTAGAGGATGCTAACCTAGAAGAAGCGATTGAAGGGGCATTTAACGGAACAATGTACAATCATGGACAAAACTGCAGTGCTTGCACACGAGTCTATGTTCATCGCAAACACTATGATTATGTAGTAAAAGCATTGGCAGAACGCATGAACACGTTGAAACTAGGCCCAGGAATGGATCCGGAGACAGATATGGGGCCACTTGTCTCAGCAAAACAAAAACAAACCGTTCTTGGCTACATCGAGCAAGGAAAAAGAGAAGGTGCACGTCTTGTTGCGGGAGGCGAAAAAACCTATGATACGGGCTATTTTGTTGAACCAGCCATTTTTGCAGATGTAACAGACGACATGACAATTGCACGTGAAGAAATCTTTGGACCCGTCATGTCAGTTTTCGTTTTTGATACGGTTGAAGAAGTGATTAAAAGAGCAAATGATAGCGATTACGGTTTGGCAGCTAGCGTTTGGACAGAAAGTATCAAAAAAGGTCATTATATTTCTCGTAAACTAGAAGCAGGAACCGTTTGGATTAACGACGTTGGTCTTGAGTGGGAGACCATGCCATTTGGTGGATACAAACAATCTGGTATTGGACGTGAAATGGGTGGAGAGTATGGCCTGGAAAACTACACAGAAGTAAAAAGTGTATATGTAAAGATTAAATAA
- the dapA gene encoding 4-hydroxy-tetrahydrodipicolinate synthase: protein MYKPFGMIPALPTPMKEDNSIDYKGLEQIIEHLIGGGMNCLLVGGSTGEYSLMSMEERREVIKFVCETSKGRVPVMAGTGCHRTEDTIELTKYAAEVGADCALVINPYYMPTSRQGIIDHYKAVAENASIGIVIYHYPDATGIELDPELIHEISQIEGIVGIKNTADGAHTSKLIALTKNNPNFAVLTGFEHLILPTLALGGHGAVGVVHNLAPKKIAKLYDLVVNENNVKEATKLNQELLDLYNAIEEETIPGTVKAGLEVLGLSGGPSRLPLVPASKEFKSKIETILNELGELKVKQH, encoded by the coding sequence ATGTATAAACCGTTTGGAATGATTCCAGCTTTACCTACACCTATGAAAGAAGATAACAGTATTGACTATAAGGGGCTTGAACAAATTATCGAACATTTGATAGGTGGAGGAATGAATTGTCTTTTAGTGGGGGGAAGTACGGGAGAATACTCACTCATGAGCATGGAAGAACGAAGAGAAGTCATCAAATTTGTATGTGAAACATCAAAGGGTAGAGTACCTGTTATGGCGGGTACAGGATGTCATCGAACAGAAGATACCATTGAACTGACTAAATACGCAGCTGAAGTTGGGGCAGATTGTGCCTTAGTCATTAATCCTTATTATATGCCAACAAGTAGACAAGGCATTATTGATCACTACAAGGCCGTAGCAGAAAACGCTAGTATTGGCATTGTCATCTATCATTATCCAGATGCTACAGGCATTGAACTTGATCCGGAATTAATTCATGAAATCAGTCAAATAGAGGGAATTGTGGGGATTAAAAATACGGCGGATGGAGCGCATACGTCTAAACTGATTGCCTTAACAAAAAACAATCCAAATTTCGCGGTCCTGACTGGATTTGAACATTTAATCTTACCTACCTTAGCATTAGGGGGACATGGCGCTGTGGGAGTCGTCCACAACTTGGCTCCGAAAAAAATAGCCAAACTATATGATTTGGTTGTAAATGAAAACAACGTAAAAGAAGCAACGAAATTAAATCAAGAACTGCTAGATTTATATAATGCGATTGAAGAAGAAACGATTCCGGGCACAGTAAAGGCAGGCTTGGAAGTACTGGGATTATCAGGAGGACCAAGTCGATTACCACTCGTACCTGCTTCTAAAGAGTTCAAATCAAAGATTGAAACCATTTTAAATGAATTAGGGGAACTAAAGGTAAAACAACATTAA
- a CDS encoding protoporphyrinogen/coproporphyrinogen oxidase, protein MKDVIVIGGGLAGLSAAWRLKHHDILLLESDDRIGGRVRSERRGNYWLNWGGHLYAGPGSATDELFNSVGVTAAPVPGILAAMSLNGKLLKDGPVELYPFRAPMSWKARFAMIRAGAKVRAAVIKYGKMAKKRPGEDYRVRQQRILEFMADRTFAEFTGQLPPDADAIFRPTVSRSTGSPETMTAGSGVGYFHTVWNKDDGLGNNIVGGPSTLTNTIASTLGERVQLNANVLEVLQKEDRVVVHYMQNGVKHVVEARYAVLATPATITKKIARNIDPEIADALGKIKYGPHVSAAFLTNETGPQVWDDVYSFATPKRSFDIILHQSNLVRSWENERKPGSSFMTFSPGESGRRLIDKSDEEIIQLKLKDLNEIFPGFSDHVVEAQVMKFPFGSAYIFPGRAELQPILTKSAGRFFLAGDYLGSYYTETAIQTGFTAAQNINSLLEFGLHESQKEKEFKTVASN, encoded by the coding sequence ATGAAAGATGTAATTGTAATAGGCGGTGGACTGGCAGGTTTGTCTGCTGCCTGGCGCCTTAAACACCATGATATTTTACTTTTAGAATCCGATGATCGTATTGGTGGGCGTGTACGATCTGAACGTCGAGGAAATTATTGGTTAAATTGGGGGGGGCACCTATATGCTGGACCTGGTTCAGCTACAGATGAATTATTTAACTCTGTAGGAGTAACTGCAGCACCTGTACCTGGAATTTTAGCTGCCATGTCTTTGAATGGGAAGCTACTTAAAGATGGTCCGGTTGAACTGTATCCATTTAGGGCCCCGATGTCATGGAAAGCTAGATTTGCTATGATACGTGCCGGTGCTAAAGTGCGTGCAGCTGTGATCAAGTATGGCAAAATGGCCAAAAAACGTCCGGGAGAGGATTATAGAGTTCGACAACAACGAATTTTAGAATTTATGGCTGACCGAACGTTTGCCGAATTTACGGGTCAATTACCACCAGATGCAGATGCCATTTTTAGACCTACAGTTAGCCGTTCGACCGGCAGTCCGGAGACCATGACAGCCGGATCAGGTGTAGGATATTTCCACACGGTATGGAACAAAGATGATGGGTTAGGGAATAACATTGTTGGAGGACCCTCAACGCTTACGAACACGATTGCTTCAACATTAGGTGAACGTGTTCAATTAAATGCAAACGTTTTAGAAGTTCTTCAGAAAGAAGACCGTGTTGTCGTACACTATATGCAAAATGGCGTGAAGCATGTGGTGGAAGCACGTTATGCAGTGCTCGCGACGCCTGCCACCATTACAAAAAAAATAGCGAGAAACATTGACCCAGAAATCGCAGACGCTCTTGGTAAGATTAAATATGGTCCACATGTTAGTGCAGCCTTTTTAACCAATGAAACAGGACCACAAGTTTGGGATGATGTCTATTCTTTTGCGACGCCTAAAAGGTCATTTGACATTATTCTTCATCAATCGAATCTAGTCCGTTCTTGGGAAAATGAGAGGAAACCAGGAAGTAGTTTTATGACATTTTCACCTGGAGAAAGCGGGCGTCGGCTCATTGATAAATCGGATGAGGAAATTATTCAATTGAAATTGAAAGATTTAAATGAAATATTTCCTGGTTTTAGTGATCATGTAGTGGAGGCCCAAGTCATGAAATTCCCATTCGGATCAGCGTATATTTTCCCAGGCCGTGCAGAACTGCAGCCCATTTTAACAAAATCTGCGGGTCGATTTTTCTTAGCAGGTGATTATTTAGGTTCCTATTATACGGAAACGGCGATTCAAACCGGGTTCACGGCAGCCCAAAATATTAATAGCTTACTGGAATTCGGGCTTCATGAATCTCAAAAAGAGAAGGAATTCAAAACGGTAGCTTCTAATTAA